CCCCAGTGCGGGCAATAAAGGAGCTGTTATCTGTAGAGCACATAAAAATTTATAGTAAAGCTGACCAAAATCGTCCTGCATTTTATTACCACCACGTGGCAGCAGTCCAGCAGTTCTCAGTCAAGTCAGTAGTGAAACACTCCTCCCTGCCAAGGCAAAGTGCTCCCGCGGACCCCCGCCCGTGCACGCTAGTGCGCTTGGGTACACCTGCACAGGCAGAGAGCACACTTAAATACACCTGCACACGCAGAAGCACACAGCGCCCGCACAGGCTGTGCACCTGTCTGAAATCCCCAGGGTTGACCTCTCTTCCCATTCCTGTCACCACACATTCTCCAGTCCACTCCCTTCTGTAAACAAAGCTTGAATCGTCAAAAAAATCGTATATACAAAGAACCCCCTATCGATGTGCATCTTCCTACAATGATGACATTTATCTCCAGTGAAGGTTCTCGTTTCTCAAAAGCCTCAAATCCCTCTCGAGGTGGGGATGACGTCGGAGGCCACCACTTCTGTGCTCACGGGCTTACCAGGAGCAATCCTCACCCATCCTTTCCGGGTGGGCCATCTGGCAGGTGCTCGGTGGGGTAAACACCGAGGGGTCTTTAATACCCAGCTGTATGTCAAAAAACCGCGTGGACAATATCACACTGTAATTTTTGGTGAAGGTTTCCTGGACGGGATAGCAATCCTTGACTGTATAAATGCCAATCCAGGTTTCAtctgtaagagaaagagagggtgacttaaaaaaattttttttaatctttatttttgcgagagagacaaagtatgagcaggggaggagtagagagagagggagacacagaatccgaagcaggctccaggccctgagctgtcagcacagagcccgacgcgggcctcgaactcacaaaccgtgagatcacgccctgagccgaagtaggaagctcaactgactgagccacccaggcgccccctgggggTGACTTTTTAATGTAGAAGGTAAGGCAAAATGCCtgtgttgtttgctttctttttctctcgtgggaaaatatacataaaatttaccattgtaactatttttaagtagttcagtggcattaagtacggCATTAAGCCATCACCACCTCCATCTCCAGACCTCTTTCATCTTCCCCAGTTGAAACTCTGTGCCCTTTGACACTAACTCCtcgttcccctcccccagcccctggcaacccccGTTCCACTCTCTGTCTCGGGGAACGCGACTATTCTTGGcatctcatgtaagtggaattatatgGTAGTTTTCCTTggctgactggcttatttcactcagcgtaatgtcctcaaggttcatccacatggTAGCGTGTGACAGaatatccttcctttttaaggctaaataatactccattgtctgtTTACACCACGTTTCGGGGATTCAGTTACCTGCTGGGGGACACTTGGGTTGGTTTCCACCATCTGGAggaattattcattcattcattgtcatTAAGTATGCTGCTATACACATGGGTGCACAAATATCTTCTTGAGTCCTTGCTTTCAGTTTCTTTGGATATACACTCAGAAGTGGAATCGCTAGGTCATATGCTACTTCTACGCTAAACTCGGCAGCGGGGATGGAGGGAACTGTTTTCGTACTATTTTCAACTGTTTCCCGCAGGCACCATAAAGCCTGTGTATTCGAAACAGCTTCGGGGTGGGCATATGGAAGCACCACCAAGAACAGCTTTCCCTCTATACGCAAAAGCAGACACTCAGAATGACAGGAGAAGATCTGGTCACTGTAACCTCAGGAAGTGATATGGGGACTCGAACGTATACCTTAGACAGACATCTTCTGCGTCATAGATCTCAGGGTCATTAAACGTCAGAGCCAAGGCTAAGCCCGTAACAGCCAAGGTGGCAGAAATGTACAGGTGGTGCTGGAAGGCAGAGGTGTTTCAAATGTGATGCGTATACCCTGGAGCTAAACCACTAGCAGATTACACAGGGGGCTTCAAAGCACATGCGGGGGGACATTAAACAATTTGATTAAGCTTGTCAATTTCCTTAACTACCTTCCTTAGTGAACTTAACCTTTTTTCCCATCATACTTTCTGGGACGCAGCACTTGGATAGTTTTTGAAGCCTTACATGATCTAGCTGACTTTCTGTCGGACCACTCCTGGACAGTGATCTGTTCCTGGGGTCCCCCTATGGAGTACTGGTCCTCAAAGGTGGCATTCTGAGGAATGTCTAGAGGGTCCCAGGGGTCCGTCAGGGTGATCTTGGAGCACTGCTTGGTGGCTTGTTCAATTTGAAACATCACTCCATCCTTATAGagcaaaatatattcaaataatctGAAAGACAGATATAG
This sequence is a window from Prionailurus bengalensis isolate Pbe53 chromosome A2, Fcat_Pben_1.1_paternal_pri, whole genome shotgun sequence. Protein-coding genes within it:
- the EPDR1 gene encoding mammalian ependymin-related protein 1 isoform X1 is translated as MLGRAPLRVARGALGAWLRGGLWIWALGGLCALGAAALGAGAGGAPGTPRPCQAPQQWEGRQVLYRQSTGRNSRALLSYDGLNQRVRVLDERKALIPCKRLFEYILLYKDGVMFQIEQATKQCSKITLTDPWDPLDIPQNATFEDQYSIGGPQEQITVQEWSDRKSARSYETWIGIYTVKDCYPVQETFTKNYSVILSTRFFDIQLGIKDPSVFTPPSTCQMAHPERMGEDCSW